The following proteins come from a genomic window of Montipora foliosa isolate CH-2021 chromosome 2, ASM3666993v2, whole genome shotgun sequence:
- the LOC137991388 gene encoding uncharacterized protein, whose translation MTDSKTVTVSLESMDGSVKKRVFLWTTPKICEMTAVDWSPNVRKLDHLRDLEIRKPVEHGEVDVLIGSDYYKELLLPLEHRIGKPGEPVGVKTPLGWTIVGHVSETANACSIANCVYTFHTTFTPEMRANELMRKMWDEEVVGITNQNKPLTAEEVLAARKVAESRCYAEGRYEVAIPWKDDEPPLHCNRTTAEGRLYSLEKHLQRRPDVAEKYCQVMEANKAKCYVRKLEPGEIDDGPSWYLPHFPVVREDKETTKVRIVYDSAARYGGVSLNDTMLPGPKLQQDVFDVLLRFRSNPVALVADLTEMFSQVTMAKQDRRYHRFLWRGLDLSRPPEVYEAMRLMFGDRASPYLAQYVVRQHAEDNRDDYPLAVAIILSQMYMDDIMTSLETDDEAIKARDQLRELLGKAGFKIRRWCSYRPEVLRDVPVEDRVANVNIEESELPCMKALGVQWNAETDMFTFKLNPPQDVVYTKRGFLKKLAMLFDPLQMLAPFTIRARMAMQETWLLGLGWDDEFPSDLKKTCQEWFSQLPELSGVRVPRCYRAAEKTVADTSIHTMVDASLLAYAAVSYVRHKYEDGEVTVRFIAAKAKVAPTKAISVPRLELMAAVLGLRLARKVSELLGTPFENCTLWTDSKDVIFWIQGQSRRYKTFVANRVSEIHQKSSPRQWRHVPTNLNCADDATRGLHAKVLTSEHRWFRGPQFLYEHEDDWPQGKCVVHEERSDECVAEIVKPKMTFALEVSQPLMNPLKYTSWNRLRRVTAWVRRFAGTLLARVKKQGKPLGVVTRSGLILTPGEIERAGKLWVKQAQEERFPEEMKDLTGGKEVKRQSHLKPLTPIVDELGVLRVGGRLDRAELPYDAAHPMILPKKHHITQLIVADVHNRCRHAGVNHVLAQVRNRYWVIDGRQEVKNWDRECKACERRRAQPAVQIMAPLPKSRLGITMRAFAKCCVDYAGPFTTKITRRVSAKRYLCLFTCSATRAVHLEMACSLSTTDFLNAFSRMVATRGRPEEVTSDNGTNFVGADRELRELVLAMDQEQIADNAASDGIRWNWNPPLGSHFGGVFESLVKVAKKTLKAVVGNAGLTDDELQTAIKEVEALMNSRPLTYEGADPRDEPVLTPNHFLVGQLGGQLAPQVTDDIAFNPRNRWRLIQDLVKLFWKRWRGVSVNS comes from the coding sequence ATGACAGATAGCAAAACTGTAACTGTGAGCCTAGAGAGTATGGATGGGAGCGTTAAGAAGCGTGTATTTCTGTGGACAACCCCAAAAATTTGTGAAATGACAGCAGTTGACTGGTCACCCAATGTGAGGAAACTAGACCATCTTCGCGATCTAGAAATCAGAAAGCCAGTTGAACATGGGGAAGTTGATGTACTGattggaagtgattattatAAGGAACTCCTTCTACCACTTGAACATCGCATAGGAAAGCCGGGGGAGCCTGTAGGGGTAAAGACACCACTCGGATGGACAATTGTTGGACATGTCTCAGAAACAGCAAACGCATGCAGTATTGCTAACTGTGTCTACACATTCCATACAACCTTTACTCCGGAAATGAGGGCCAATGAGCTGATGCGGAAGATGTGGGATGAAGAAGTGGTAGGAATCACTAATCAAAATAAGCCCTTGACTGCAGAAGAGGTACTTGCTGCGCGGAAGGTGGCAGAGTCAAGGTGTTATGCTGAGGGGCGCTATGAAGTGGCAATTCCGTGGAAGGATGATGAACCGCCGTTGCATTGCAACAGGACGACCGCCGAGGGCCGGCTCTACTCTCTTGAGAAACACCTACAGAGGAGACCAGACGTTGCTGAGAAATACTGCCAGGTGATGGAAGCAAATAAAGCCAAGTGTTACGTCCGGAAGCTGGAGCCAGGAGAAATTGATGATGGTCCAAGTTGGTACCTACCTCATTTCCCTGTAGTAAGAGAAGACAAAGAGACTACCAAAGTGAGGATAGTGTACGATTCGGCAGCCAGATACGGCGGAGTAAGCCTTAATGATACCATGTTGCCTGGACCAAAACTGCAGCAAGATGTCTTTGACGTGCTATTGCGTTTCCGCAGTAATCCTGTAGCCCTGGTAGCAGATCTGACGGAGATGTTCTCACAAGTCACCATGGCAAAGCAAGACAGACGGTACCACCGCTTCCTGTGGAGAGGGCTAGACCTCTCGAGACCTCCCGAAGTTTATGAAGCAATGAGATTGATGTTTGGTGATCGCGCTTCACCTTACTTGGCCCAGTACGTTGTACGACAACATGCAGAAGACAACAGAGATGACTACCCACTAGCAGTAGCCATAATCCTATCACAAATGTACATGGATGACATTATGACTTCATTGGAGACGGACGATGAAGCGATTAAAGCTCGAGACCAGCTTAGAGAGCTGCTTGGCAAGGCAGGCTTCAAGATACGGCGTTGGTGTAGTTACAGGCCAGAGGTGCTGAGAGATGTTCCTGTAGAAGATCGTGTAGCGAATGTTAATATTGAGGAGTCTGAACTACCTTGCATGAAGGCGTTAGGGGTGCAATGGAACGCTGAGacagatatgtttaccttcaAGTTAAACCCCCCGCAGGATGTTGTCTATACCAAGCgagggtttttaaagaaactagcTATGCTGTTTGACCCATTGCAGATGCTGGCACCATTCACAATTAGAGCCAGGATGGCTATGCAGGAGACGTGGTTACTGGGTCTAGGTTGGGATGATGAGTTTCCCAGTGATTTAAAGAAGACGTGTCAGGAATGGTTCAGTCAGTTACCAGAACTTTCTGGAGTCCGAGTTCCAAGGTGCTATCGTGCTGCTGAGAAAACTGTTGCTGACACATCTATCCATACTATGGTAGACGCGTCGTTGTTGGCTTATGCAGCTGTAAGTTACGTGCGGCACAAATACGAAGATGGTGAAGTGACTGTGCGATTTATTGCAGCGAAAGCGAAGGTCGCACCTACAAAAGCGATATCGGTTCCGAGGTTAGAGCTCATGGCGGCAGTGTTGGGTCTTAGATTGGCAAGGAAGGTGTCAGAGTTGTTAGGGACACCCTTTGAGAACTGTACTCTATGGACGGACAGCAAGGACGTCATTTTCTGGATCCAGGGTCAATCAAGGAGGTATAAGACTTTTGTTGCCAACCGAGTATCAGAGATTCATCAGAAGTCTAGTCCCAGACAGTGGCGACATGTCCCCACCAATTTGAATTGTGCAGATGATGCGACTCGCGGGCTGCACGCGAAGGTACTGACAAGTGAACATCGCTGGTTTAGAGGACCTCAGTTCCTGTATGAGCATGAAGATGACTGGCCTCAAGGAAAATGTGTAGTGCATGAAGAGCGTTCGGATGAATGTGTAGCTGAGATAGTCAAACCGAAGATGACCTTTGCGTTAGAAGTTTCACAACCGCTGATGAATCCACTAAAGTATACCAGCTGGAACCGACTTAGAAGAGTCACAGCGTGGGTGAGACGATTTGCTGGTACATTATTGGCCAGGGTGAAGAAACAAGGGAAACCTTTAGGTGTTGTCACCAGGAGCGGGCTTATATTGACCCCAGGCGAAATAGAGAGAGCCGGAAAACTGTGGGTGAAACAAGCACAGGAGGAAAGATTTCCTGAGGAGATGAAAGATTTGACTGGAGGTAAAGAAGTCAAAAGACAGAGCCACCTGAAACCTCTTACTCCTATTGTGGACGAGTTAGGCGTATTGCGAGTCGGAGGGCGATTGGACCGCGCGGAGCTACCTTATGATGCAGCACACCCCATGATCTTGCCAAAGAAACACCACATCACCCAATTGATTGTTGCAGATGTCCACAACCGTTGCCGACATGCGGGGGTCAATCACGTGCTGGCTCAGGTGCGAAATCGATACTGGGTCATAGATGGTCGGCAAGAGGTGAAGAATTGGGACAGAGAATGCAAGGCGTGTGAGAGAAGACGTGCGCAACCAGCAGTGCAGATAATGGCACCACTTCCAAAGTCGAGACTTGGGATAACAATGAGAGCGTTTGCAAAATGCTGTGTTGATTATGCTGGGCCCTTTACAACCAAGATTACTCGAAGAGTTTCTGCTAAAAGATACTTATGCCTGTTTACGTGCTCAGCAACCAGAGCGGTACATTTAGAAATGGCATGTTCATTGAGCACCACAGATTTCCTGAATGCATTCAGCCGAATGGTGGCCACCAGGGGAAGACCGGAAGAAGTTACAAGCGATAATGGGACAAACTTCGTAGGAGCGGACAGAGAGCTCAGAGAACTTGTCCTAGCAATGGACCAAGAGCAGATCGCAGATAATGCTGCCAGTGACGGGATCAGATGGAATTGGAATCCTCCACTAGGGTCGCACTTTGGTGGGGTGTTTGAGTCGCTGGTCAAAGTAGCTAAGAAAACCCTGAAGGCGGTAGTTGGAAATGCGGGGCTGACCGACGACGAGCTGCAGACTGCTATCAAGGAAGTAGAAGCATTGATGAACTCGAGACCATTGACGTATGAAGGAGCTGACCCGCGAGATGAGCCAGTGTTGACGCCTAACCATTTCTTAGTTGGGCAACTAGGAGGACAACTAGCACCTCAAGTTACCGATGATATTGCGTTCAATCCCAGGAACCGTTGGAGACTGATTCAGGACCTGGTGAAGCTGTTCTGGAAGCGGTGGAGAGGAGTTTCTGTCAACTCTTAA
- the LOC137991389 gene encoding uncharacterized protein produces the protein MITSLPKLNLPVFDGDPCAWPNWYGMFKALVDDQQLSKTQKMIYLKASVKGTAEKAIAGMFFDGTMYDKAIAELTQRFGNPTLISKSLINKFLEIPAVQDENTSSLRLFVDNLHNIVRTLKTYGHEADLRAAANMQQIITKLPPKIAVRWSRRKLELQPKEVDLNDLDEWLETEVQVQEMAFGCASTKENPGKEKPKLNLNKSKWFKKKKDVRNDTHVNSGAKLECFVCKGEHTLTSCETWKRLTVNERWELAKKLGLCFRCLKRGHRVERCSLKGTCPAEGCVRRHHPQLHAATEPPQLNSSAETFHPLQTSIGETSATGTPTNHTTCGVTEEAESEPRPGRVALQMIPVILEGENGIRIRANAFLDGGSGSSYLKEEIADILGWTLSVKHSVLLFSERRRS, from the coding sequence ATGATAACTTCGCTCCCTAAACTTAACTTACCTGTATTTGATGGCGATCCTTGTGCGTGGCCAAACTGGTATGGCATGTTTAAAGCCTTGGTGGATGACCAACAACTTTCTAAAACTCAGAAAATGATTTATCTTAAGGCATCAGTTAAAGGAACTGCCGAAAAAGCTATAGCTGGGATGTTTTTTGATGGTACAATGTATGACAAAGCTATTGCAGAGTTGACCCAACGATTTGGAAACCCCACCCTTATTTCAAAGTCACTGATCAATAAGTTTCTGGAGATACCAGCAGTTCAGGATGAAAACACTTCAAGTTTGAGATTGTTTGTTGACAACTTGCACAACATTGTGAGAACACTGAAGACTTATGGTCATGAAGCAGATTTACGAGCAGCAGCTAATATGCAGCAGATTATTACGAAATTACCTCCGAAAATTGCTGTAAGGTGGAGCAGACGAAAGTTAGAATTGCAGCCAAAGGAAGTTGACCTTAATGATCTTGATGAGTGGCTCGAAACAGAGGTTCAAGTCCAAGAGATGGCTTTCGGTTGTGCCAGTACCAAAGAGAATCCTGGAAAAGAGAAACCCaagttaaatttaaacaaatcCAAGTGGTTCAAGAAAAAGAAGGATGTGCGGAATGATACTCATGTAAATTCAGGAGCTAAACTAGAATGTTTTGTGTGCAAGGGAGAACATACACTGACATCGTGTGAAACTTGGAAGAGATTAACTGTAAATGAACGATGGGAATTAGCAAAGAAGTTGGGTTTGTGCTTCCGTTGCCTCAAAAGGGGACATCGAGTTGAACGTTGCTCGCTAAAAGGGACGTGTCCAGCGGAAGGGTGTGTTCGAAGACACCACCCACAACTTCATGCAGCTACAGAGCCGCCACAGTTAAACTCGTCAGCTGAGACATTCCACCCCTTGCAAACATCTATAGGAGAGACGTCCGCAACCGGCACACCAACTAATCATACGACTTGTGGAGTGACTGAAGAAGCTGAGAGTGAACCACGCCCTGGAAGAGTAGCCCTGCAAATGATACCCGTAATACTGGAAGGGGAAAACGGAATAAGGATCAGAGCAAACGCCTTTCTTGATGGTGGTTCTGGGTCATCTTATCTTAAGGAGGAAATCGCTGATATATTGGGCTGGACGCTGAGCGTAAAACACTCCGTGTTGCTGTTTTCGGAGCGACGTCGATCATGA